A region from the Trueperaceae bacterium genome encodes:
- a CDS encoding DHHA1 domain-containing protein produces the protein APDDADAKARLEALRSAAAEVAPAGLHRFAIRTPERAHLLLVRGPDADDVDLRPAFEAAIAQVGGRGGGPPHRVQGAGPTPAAAPAALDAADAALPDVDAP, from the coding sequence CCGCCCCCGACGACGCCGACGCCAAGGCCCGCCTCGAGGCGCTCCGCAGCGCCGCCGCCGAGGTCGCGCCCGCCGGCCTGCACCGCTTCGCCATCCGGACGCCGGAGCGGGCCCACCTGCTGCTGGTCCGCGGCCCCGACGCGGACGACGTCGACCTGCGCCCGGCGTTCGAGGCGGCGATCGCGCAGGTCGGGGGGCGCGGTGGGGGACCGCCCCACCGGGTGCAGGGCGCCGGCCCGACGCCGGCCGCCGCCCCCGCCGCCCTCGACGCGGCCGACGCCGCCCTTCCCGACGTCGACGCT